The proteins below come from a single Bombus fervidus isolate BK054 chromosome 15, iyBomFerv1, whole genome shotgun sequence genomic window:
- the LOC139994708 gene encoding uncharacterized protein: MKYNLRCNRNISEKMTKKDFVYDIRPPIQSSRKLEEGKYPIVLPLQLRKKHSTDSKMPQYSVISEKNDYNQNDEEMNLSEQRALKFECNFCHEQIATLLSLSTHIKFHRRRYCKYCYWILPENETMKEHIESTHRIDPESLFWEEEKLTLKKRSSEASLDAQVAQIV, translated from the exons ATGAAGTACAATTTACGGTGTAACCGAAATATCAGCGAAAAGATGACGAAAAAAGACTTCGTATACGACATTCGTCCGCCAATTCAAAGTTCCAGAAAG CTGGAAGAAGGAAAATATCCAATCGTATTACCACTACAACTGCGAAAAAAGCATAGTACCGATTCGAAAATGCCCCAATACTCCGTTATTTCGGAAAAGAACGATTACAATCAAAATGACGAGGAAATGAAT CTTTCAGAGCAACGAGCCTTGAAATTCGAGTGCAATTTCTGCCATGAACAAATTGCTACACTTTTGTCTTTGTCCACTCACATTAAATTTCATCGACGCAGATATTGCAAGTATTGCTATTGGATACTACCAGAGAACGAAACGATGAAAGAGCATATCGAAAGTACTCATCGAATCGATCCAG AATCACTGTTTTGGGAGGAAGAAAAACTCACTTTGAAGAAACGTAGCAGCGAAGCTTCACTGGATGCGCAAGTAGCCCAGATTGTCTAA
- the LOC139994697 gene encoding sodium-independent sulfate anion transporter isoform X1 translates to MLKKPRAIVYKKMSRCSRDCCYKYMKRRLPILSWVSNYKLTWLAQDALAGFTVGLTAIPQGIAYAIVADLSPEYGLYASFMASFLYIIFGSCTSITIGPTAIMATMVQPLVTKYGADIAVLLTFLKGCIIALLGFFHLGFLLDFISLPVITGFTAAASINIATSQFKPLLGIPGRSEDLVDSLISVFSNLRMIRYQDTLLGIGTIAALVLLKNLPGRRTGTWSQKIAWATILARNALVVIVGTLMAYIFSIYGVYPFNLTGSMGRGLPPFGLPKFNIVNNNFLATAGAMGMSLVTVPIVSTIEHMAIAKAFAKGKSLDGTQEMFALGLCNIGGSLVRSMPVTGSFTRTAVNNSSGVKTTFGGLFTGALVLLAAGLLTSTFRFIPKATLAGVIICSMYYMLDFKTYALLWRAKKIDFFLMLITLLFCVFLKLEWGIIIGIALNLAILLYFSARPSVQTEIEQVEDRTVIRIVPDESITFPAAEHFRAYIMKLSDENSYDVVLDCRNLKRTDVTVAKNLKLLANDLRLQGKNIIYENCQDDVESILKTVIPDQ, encoded by the exons ATGTTGAAGAAACCGAGGGCTATAGTCTACAAGAAAA TGTCACGATGCAGCAGGGACTGTTGCTACAAGTACATGAAGAGGAGGTTGCCGATTCTGTCGTGGGTTAGCAATTACAAACTCACGTGGCTGGCTCAAGATGCACTGGCCGGCTTCACGGTCGGCCTTACGGCTATTCCTCAAGGCATCGCTTACGCTATCGTCGCTGATTTAAGTCCCGAG tatGGGTTATACGCGTCTTTCATGGCATCTTTCCTGTACATTATTTTTGGTTCCTGTACGAGTATTACTATCGGTCCAACTGCTATTATGGCAACGATGGTGCAACCTTTGGTAACAAAATACGGTGCTGATATCGCGGTTCTGCTTACGTTTCTGAAAGGCTGCATTATCGCGTTGCTCGGCTTCTTTCATTTAG GTTTCTTGTTAGACTTCATTTCCTTACCCGTAATTACGGGCTTCACCGCGGCTGCATCGATTAACATAGCCACTTCGCAGTTCAAACCGTTGTTAGGAATACCCGGTAGAAGCGAAGACTTGGTAGATTCTTTGATCTCGGTGTTCTCGAATCTGAGGATGATCCGCTACCAAGACACGTTGCTAGGTATTGGAACGATAGCGGCGTTGGTTTTATTAAAG aatttaCCTGGACGTCGAACCGGTACTTGGTCACAGAAAATCGCTTGGGCCACTATTCTCGCGCGTAACGCATTGGTGGTCATCGTAGGAACTTTGATGGCGTATATCTTTTCCATCTACGGTGTATATCCTTTTAATCTAACCG GATCGATGGGTCGTGGATTGCCACCGTTTGGTCTGCCGAAATTCAATATAGTGAACAATAATTTCCTTGCGACTGCTGGTGCTATGGGAATGTCGCTTGTCACCGTCCCGATTGTATCTACCATTGAACATATGGCGATAGCAAAAGCGTTTG CAAAGGGCAAATCTTTGGACGGCACGCAAGAAATGTTCGCGTTAGGATTGTGTAACATAGGTGGTTCGCTTGTTCGATCAATGCCAGTTACAGGTTCTTTTACACGAACTGCTGTCAATAACTCATCTGGAGTGAAAACTACTTTTGGAGGTTTATTCACAG GCGCTCTCGTATTACTCGCTGCTGGCTTGCTCACATCCacttttcgttttattccTAAAGCGACTTTAGCTGGCGTTATAATATGCTCTATGTACTACATGCTCGACTTCAAAACGTATGCTCTATTATGGCGCGCAAAAA AGATCGACTTTTTCCTCATGTTGATTACCTTACTATTCTGCGTTTTTCTTAAACTGGAATGGGGAATCATTATCGGTATAGCGTTAAATCTtgcaatattattgtatttctcGGCTCGACCTTCGGTTCAAACCGAAATCGAACAG GTAGAAGATAGAACAGTGATTCGCATTGTTCCTGATGAGAGTATCACGTTTCCAGCAGCGGAACATTTTCGAGCTTACATAATGAAGCTTTCAGACGAAAACTCATACGACGTTGTACTTGATTGTAGAAATTTGAAGAGGACTGATGTAACGGTTGCAAAG AACCTTAAGCTATTGGCAAACGACTTAAGACTGCAAGGAAAGAATATCATTTATGAAAACTGTCAAGATGATGTTGAAAGTATATTGAAGACTGTTATTCCAgatcaataa
- the Atg9 gene encoding autophagy-related protein 9 isoform X1: MKRETVITCVEPNRRAKTMTTVLDGSYQRMEPYDGEEEDGEDDDEHEETPQESGVMIHVVPEGNKARWNHIEDLDSFFTRMYHYHQKHGFACMILQEALELGQFIFVVTFSTFLFHCVDYSVLFKNKPQTSHKTSISDVILPTSECVASMGLVTWICILVAAIFWILRLVKVLYHCTQFWDIKLFFNTALKIEDCDLDNLTWHEVQKRVREVQKEQEMCIHKRELTELDIYHRILRFKNYMVAMINKSLLPVRLKIPVIGEIIFMTRGLKYNMELLLFWGPWSPFENNWHLKEDYKKLNKRQELARALSKHILWVGIVNFLLCPLILLWQILYSFFNYGEIIKREPGTLGTRMWSLYGRLYLRHFNELDHELNARLNRAYRPASKYMSIFTSPIMTVIAKNVAFVAGSILAVLLILTVYDEDVLTVEHVLTTMTILGAMVAGARAFIPDENLVWCPETLLTAVLAHTHYRPDSWRGHAHTQTTRAEVAQLFQYRAVHLLEELISPLLTPFILCFRMRQRALDIVDFYRNFTIEVTGVGDVCSFAQMDVRKHGNPTWQTVTRSPVIDQTGRYDANQYVMDPEKLQIPVSDQYTQAEDGKTELSLIHFTLTNPEWKPPSHAENFVAALRERVKKEVQGGIHGEINPLLTSLNSLSSLEPGYNDIVSNIIRSTMVNQPGGLSTSNMFVNQPGTSTVSAAGDELLNVKSDILPHAVQRGLSKAEGPVHNEKGFLYGLQQGISNQSLGASVFVSSHELSTDLSVPVELIAADMSLSTLYLHELHHRQVRRRGYQEMAARSVWQRSPVQELATLPEVRQERAPLLLHQDSSIRNNREFKYNMNTHLDSI, from the exons ATGAAACGAGAAACTGTCATTACCTGTGTAGAGCCAAACCGACGAGCAAAAACG ATGACGACGGTATTGGATGGCAGCTACCAACGTATGGAGCCATACGATGGGGAAGAAGAGGATGGAGAAGACGATGATGAACATGAGGAAACACCTCAGGAATCTGGTGTTATGATACACGTAGTACCAGAAGGAAATAAGGCTAGATGGAATCATATTGAAGATTTAGATTCTTTTTTTACAAGAATGTACCACTACCATCAAAAACATGGATTCGCTTGTATGATACTCCAAGAAGCACTTGAACTAGGACAGTTCATTTTCGTAGTTACTTTTTCaacttttctctttcattgCGTCGATTACTCCGTATTGTTCAA GAACAAGCCCCAAACATCGCACAAAACGTCGATAAGCGACGTGATTTTACCAACGAGCGAATGTGTAGCATCTATGGGTCTGGTTACTTGGATCTGTATTTTAGTAGCCGCGATTTTTTGGATTTTACGATTAGTAAAAGTTTTGTATCATTGCACGCAGTTTTGGGACATAAAGTTATTCTTTAATACCGCGTTGAAAATCGAAGACTGCGATTTGGACAATCTCACCTGGCACGAGGTACAAAAGCGAGTTAGAGAAGTGCAAAAGGAGCAGGAAATGTGCATCCACAAAAGAGAGCTTACGGAATTAGATATATACCATAGAATattaagatttaaaaattatatggtGGCTATGATCAATAAATCCTTGTTACCTGTTCGACTCAAAATCCCTGTTATaggagaaattattttcatgacAAGAGGATTGAAATACAATATGGAGCTATTGTTGTTTT GGGGACCATGGTCTCCGTTTGAAAACAATTGGCACCTCAAGGAAGACTATAAAAAGTTAAACAAAAGACAAGAACTTGCAAGAGCACTATCTAAACATATTTTATGGGTTGGAATAGTGAATTTTCTACTTTGCCCGTTAATTTTACTCTGGCAGATACTCTATTCGTTTTTTAACTACGGCGAG ATCATCAAGCGAGAGCCAGGAACTTTAGGTACAAGAATGTGGTCTTTATACGGCCGGTTATACCTCCGTCATTTCAACGAACTTGATCACGAATTGAATGCCCGTCTAAATCGCGCATACCGTCCAGCTTCGAAATACATGAGCATATTTACATCCCCCATTATGACTGTTATCGCGAAAAACGTTGCTTTCGTAGCTGGAAGTATATTagcagttttattaatattaaccgTATACGACGAGGACGTACTTACGGTGGAACACGTGTTGACTACCATGACCATATTGGGTGCTATGGTCGCAGGAGCAAGAGCGTTTATACCGGATGAGAATTTAGTTTGGTGTCCAGAGACTCTTTTAACCGCTGTCTTAGCGCATACACATTATAGACCGGATAGTTGGCGAGGTCATGCTCATACTCAAACCACGAGAGCAGAAGTAGCACAACTATTTCAATATCGTGCAGTTCATCTCTTAGAAGAATTAATTTCCCCTCTGCTTACACCATTTATTCTGTGCTTTCGGATGAGACAAAGAGCTTTAGATATTGTAGACTTCTATCGTAACTTCACGATCGAAGTTACAGGCGTCGGAGACGTTTGCAGTTTTGCACAAATGGACGTGCGTAAACATGGCAATCCAACGTGGCAAACGGTGACTAGAAGTCCTGTCATAGATCAGACTGGTAGATACGATGCTAACCAGTACGTCATGGATCCGGAGAAACTTCAAATTCCTGTATCAGATCAATATACGCAAGCAGAAGACGGGAAAACCGAATTGTCCCTTATTCATTTTACCTTAACGAACCCCGAGTGGAAACCACCGAGTCACGCTGAGAATTTCGTCGCAGCTTTACGAGAAAGAGTGAAGAAAGAAGTGCAAGGTGGTATACACGGTGAAATTAATCCCCTTTTGACAAGCTTGAACAGTTTATCTAGTTTGGAACCGGGT TACAATGATATAGTATCGAACATAATTCGGAGCACAATGGTAAATCAGCCCGGTGGGCTAAGCACGAGTAATATGTTCGTGAACCAACCTGGTACCTCAACGGTTTCTGCCGCTGGAGATGAATTGTTGAATGTGAAATCGGACATTTTACCGCATGCCGTTCAACGTGGTTTAAGCAAAGCCGAAGGACCTGTACACAATGAAAAAGGATTTCTGTATGGTTTGCAACAAGGTATCTCGAATCAGTCTCTAGGGGCCTCTGTTTTTGTATCGAGCCACGAGTTATCTACCGATCTATCTGTACCGGTGGAGTTAATCGCTGCCGATATGTCTCTGTCTACATTGTACCTGCATGAACTTCATCACAGACAA GTTCGGAGGAGGGGCTATCAAGAAATGGCTGCTAGAAGCGTATGGCAACGAAGCCCTGTTCAAGAGCTTGCTACGCTTCCTGAAGTTAGACAAGAGAGAGCACCCTTGCTCTTACATCAAGATTCTTCTATAAGAAACAATagagaatttaaatataacatgaacACTCATTTAGATAGCATCTGA
- the LOC139994697 gene encoding sodium-independent sulfate anion transporter isoform X3 → MSRCSRDCCYKYMKRRLPILSWVSNYKLTWLAQDALAGFTVGLTAIPQGIAYAIVADLSPEYGLYASFMASFLYIIFGSCTSITIGPTAIMATMVQPLVTKYGADIAVLLTFLKGCIIALLGFFHLGFLLDFISLPVITGFTAAASINIATSQFKPLLGIPGRSEDLVDSLISVFSNLRMIRYQDTLLGIGTIAALVLLKNLPGRRTGTWSQKIAWATILARNALVVIVGTLMAYIFSIYGVYPFNLTGSMGRGLPPFGLPKFNIVNNNFLATAGAMGMSLVTVPIVSTIEHMAIAKAFAKGKSLDGTQEMFALGLCNIGGSLVRSMPVTGSFTRTAVNNSSGVKTTFGGLFTGALVLLAAGLLTSTFRFIPKATLAGVIICSMYYMLDFKTYALLWRAKKIDFFLMLITLLFCVFLKLEWGIIIGIALNLAILLYFSARPSVQTEIEQVEDRTVIRIVPDESITFPAAEHFRAYIMKLSDENSYDVVLDCRNLKRTDVTVAKNLKLLANDLRLQGKNIIYENCQDDVESILKTVIPDQ, encoded by the exons TGTCACGATGCAGCAGGGACTGTTGCTACAAGTACATGAAGAGGAGGTTGCCGATTCTGTCGTGGGTTAGCAATTACAAACTCACGTGGCTGGCTCAAGATGCACTGGCCGGCTTCACGGTCGGCCTTACGGCTATTCCTCAAGGCATCGCTTACGCTATCGTCGCTGATTTAAGTCCCGAG tatGGGTTATACGCGTCTTTCATGGCATCTTTCCTGTACATTATTTTTGGTTCCTGTACGAGTATTACTATCGGTCCAACTGCTATTATGGCAACGATGGTGCAACCTTTGGTAACAAAATACGGTGCTGATATCGCGGTTCTGCTTACGTTTCTGAAAGGCTGCATTATCGCGTTGCTCGGCTTCTTTCATTTAG GTTTCTTGTTAGACTTCATTTCCTTACCCGTAATTACGGGCTTCACCGCGGCTGCATCGATTAACATAGCCACTTCGCAGTTCAAACCGTTGTTAGGAATACCCGGTAGAAGCGAAGACTTGGTAGATTCTTTGATCTCGGTGTTCTCGAATCTGAGGATGATCCGCTACCAAGACACGTTGCTAGGTATTGGAACGATAGCGGCGTTGGTTTTATTAAAG aatttaCCTGGACGTCGAACCGGTACTTGGTCACAGAAAATCGCTTGGGCCACTATTCTCGCGCGTAACGCATTGGTGGTCATCGTAGGAACTTTGATGGCGTATATCTTTTCCATCTACGGTGTATATCCTTTTAATCTAACCG GATCGATGGGTCGTGGATTGCCACCGTTTGGTCTGCCGAAATTCAATATAGTGAACAATAATTTCCTTGCGACTGCTGGTGCTATGGGAATGTCGCTTGTCACCGTCCCGATTGTATCTACCATTGAACATATGGCGATAGCAAAAGCGTTTG CAAAGGGCAAATCTTTGGACGGCACGCAAGAAATGTTCGCGTTAGGATTGTGTAACATAGGTGGTTCGCTTGTTCGATCAATGCCAGTTACAGGTTCTTTTACACGAACTGCTGTCAATAACTCATCTGGAGTGAAAACTACTTTTGGAGGTTTATTCACAG GCGCTCTCGTATTACTCGCTGCTGGCTTGCTCACATCCacttttcgttttattccTAAAGCGACTTTAGCTGGCGTTATAATATGCTCTATGTACTACATGCTCGACTTCAAAACGTATGCTCTATTATGGCGCGCAAAAA AGATCGACTTTTTCCTCATGTTGATTACCTTACTATTCTGCGTTTTTCTTAAACTGGAATGGGGAATCATTATCGGTATAGCGTTAAATCTtgcaatattattgtatttctcGGCTCGACCTTCGGTTCAAACCGAAATCGAACAG GTAGAAGATAGAACAGTGATTCGCATTGTTCCTGATGAGAGTATCACGTTTCCAGCAGCGGAACATTTTCGAGCTTACATAATGAAGCTTTCAGACGAAAACTCATACGACGTTGTACTTGATTGTAGAAATTTGAAGAGGACTGATGTAACGGTTGCAAAG AACCTTAAGCTATTGGCAAACGACTTAAGACTGCAAGGAAAGAATATCATTTATGAAAACTGTCAAGATGATGTTGAAAGTATATTGAAGACTGTTATTCCAgatcaataa
- the LOC139994697 gene encoding sodium-independent sulfate anion transporter isoform X2 gives MSRCSRDCCYKYMKRRLPILSWVSNYKLTWLAQDALAGFTVGLTAIPQGIAYAIVADLSPEYGLYASFMASFLYIIFGSCTSITIGPTAIMATMVQPLVTKYGADIAVLLTFLKGCIIALLGFFHLGFLLDFISLPVITGFTAAASINIATSQFKPLLGIPGRSEDLVDSLISVFSNLRMIRYQDTLLGIGTIAALVLLKNLPGRRTGTWSQKIAWATILARNALVVIVGTLMAYIFSIYGVYPFNLTGSMGRGLPPFGLPKFNIVNNNFLATAGAMGMSLVTVPIVSTIEHMAIAKAFAKGKSLDGTQEMFALGLCNIGGSLVRSMPVTGSFTRTAVNNSSGVKTTFGGLFTGALVLLAAGLLTSTFRFIPKATLAGVIICSMYYMLDFKTYALLWRAKKIDFFLMLITLLFCVFLKLEWGIIIGIALNLAILLYFSARPSVQTEIEQVEDRTVIRIVPDESITFPAAEHFRAYIMKLSDENSYDVVLDCRNLKRTDVTVAKNLKLLANDLRLQGKNIIYENCQDDVESILKTVIPDQ, from the exons A TGTCACGATGCAGCAGGGACTGTTGCTACAAGTACATGAAGAGGAGGTTGCCGATTCTGTCGTGGGTTAGCAATTACAAACTCACGTGGCTGGCTCAAGATGCACTGGCCGGCTTCACGGTCGGCCTTACGGCTATTCCTCAAGGCATCGCTTACGCTATCGTCGCTGATTTAAGTCCCGAG tatGGGTTATACGCGTCTTTCATGGCATCTTTCCTGTACATTATTTTTGGTTCCTGTACGAGTATTACTATCGGTCCAACTGCTATTATGGCAACGATGGTGCAACCTTTGGTAACAAAATACGGTGCTGATATCGCGGTTCTGCTTACGTTTCTGAAAGGCTGCATTATCGCGTTGCTCGGCTTCTTTCATTTAG GTTTCTTGTTAGACTTCATTTCCTTACCCGTAATTACGGGCTTCACCGCGGCTGCATCGATTAACATAGCCACTTCGCAGTTCAAACCGTTGTTAGGAATACCCGGTAGAAGCGAAGACTTGGTAGATTCTTTGATCTCGGTGTTCTCGAATCTGAGGATGATCCGCTACCAAGACACGTTGCTAGGTATTGGAACGATAGCGGCGTTGGTTTTATTAAAG aatttaCCTGGACGTCGAACCGGTACTTGGTCACAGAAAATCGCTTGGGCCACTATTCTCGCGCGTAACGCATTGGTGGTCATCGTAGGAACTTTGATGGCGTATATCTTTTCCATCTACGGTGTATATCCTTTTAATCTAACCG GATCGATGGGTCGTGGATTGCCACCGTTTGGTCTGCCGAAATTCAATATAGTGAACAATAATTTCCTTGCGACTGCTGGTGCTATGGGAATGTCGCTTGTCACCGTCCCGATTGTATCTACCATTGAACATATGGCGATAGCAAAAGCGTTTG CAAAGGGCAAATCTTTGGACGGCACGCAAGAAATGTTCGCGTTAGGATTGTGTAACATAGGTGGTTCGCTTGTTCGATCAATGCCAGTTACAGGTTCTTTTACACGAACTGCTGTCAATAACTCATCTGGAGTGAAAACTACTTTTGGAGGTTTATTCACAG GCGCTCTCGTATTACTCGCTGCTGGCTTGCTCACATCCacttttcgttttattccTAAAGCGACTTTAGCTGGCGTTATAATATGCTCTATGTACTACATGCTCGACTTCAAAACGTATGCTCTATTATGGCGCGCAAAAA AGATCGACTTTTTCCTCATGTTGATTACCTTACTATTCTGCGTTTTTCTTAAACTGGAATGGGGAATCATTATCGGTATAGCGTTAAATCTtgcaatattattgtatttctcGGCTCGACCTTCGGTTCAAACCGAAATCGAACAG GTAGAAGATAGAACAGTGATTCGCATTGTTCCTGATGAGAGTATCACGTTTCCAGCAGCGGAACATTTTCGAGCTTACATAATGAAGCTTTCAGACGAAAACTCATACGACGTTGTACTTGATTGTAGAAATTTGAAGAGGACTGATGTAACGGTTGCAAAG AACCTTAAGCTATTGGCAAACGACTTAAGACTGCAAGGAAAGAATATCATTTATGAAAACTGTCAAGATGATGTTGAAAGTATATTGAAGACTGTTATTCCAgatcaataa
- the Atg9 gene encoding autophagy-related protein 9 isoform X2 → MTTVLDGSYQRMEPYDGEEEDGEDDDEHEETPQESGVMIHVVPEGNKARWNHIEDLDSFFTRMYHYHQKHGFACMILQEALELGQFIFVVTFSTFLFHCVDYSVLFKNKPQTSHKTSISDVILPTSECVASMGLVTWICILVAAIFWILRLVKVLYHCTQFWDIKLFFNTALKIEDCDLDNLTWHEVQKRVREVQKEQEMCIHKRELTELDIYHRILRFKNYMVAMINKSLLPVRLKIPVIGEIIFMTRGLKYNMELLLFWGPWSPFENNWHLKEDYKKLNKRQELARALSKHILWVGIVNFLLCPLILLWQILYSFFNYGEIIKREPGTLGTRMWSLYGRLYLRHFNELDHELNARLNRAYRPASKYMSIFTSPIMTVIAKNVAFVAGSILAVLLILTVYDEDVLTVEHVLTTMTILGAMVAGARAFIPDENLVWCPETLLTAVLAHTHYRPDSWRGHAHTQTTRAEVAQLFQYRAVHLLEELISPLLTPFILCFRMRQRALDIVDFYRNFTIEVTGVGDVCSFAQMDVRKHGNPTWQTVTRSPVIDQTGRYDANQYVMDPEKLQIPVSDQYTQAEDGKTELSLIHFTLTNPEWKPPSHAENFVAALRERVKKEVQGGIHGEINPLLTSLNSLSSLEPGYNDIVSNIIRSTMVNQPGGLSTSNMFVNQPGTSTVSAAGDELLNVKSDILPHAVQRGLSKAEGPVHNEKGFLYGLQQGISNQSLGASVFVSSHELSTDLSVPVELIAADMSLSTLYLHELHHRQVRRRGYQEMAARSVWQRSPVQELATLPEVRQERAPLLLHQDSSIRNNREFKYNMNTHLDSI, encoded by the exons ATGACGACGGTATTGGATGGCAGCTACCAACGTATGGAGCCATACGATGGGGAAGAAGAGGATGGAGAAGACGATGATGAACATGAGGAAACACCTCAGGAATCTGGTGTTATGATACACGTAGTACCAGAAGGAAATAAGGCTAGATGGAATCATATTGAAGATTTAGATTCTTTTTTTACAAGAATGTACCACTACCATCAAAAACATGGATTCGCTTGTATGATACTCCAAGAAGCACTTGAACTAGGACAGTTCATTTTCGTAGTTACTTTTTCaacttttctctttcattgCGTCGATTACTCCGTATTGTTCAA GAACAAGCCCCAAACATCGCACAAAACGTCGATAAGCGACGTGATTTTACCAACGAGCGAATGTGTAGCATCTATGGGTCTGGTTACTTGGATCTGTATTTTAGTAGCCGCGATTTTTTGGATTTTACGATTAGTAAAAGTTTTGTATCATTGCACGCAGTTTTGGGACATAAAGTTATTCTTTAATACCGCGTTGAAAATCGAAGACTGCGATTTGGACAATCTCACCTGGCACGAGGTACAAAAGCGAGTTAGAGAAGTGCAAAAGGAGCAGGAAATGTGCATCCACAAAAGAGAGCTTACGGAATTAGATATATACCATAGAATattaagatttaaaaattatatggtGGCTATGATCAATAAATCCTTGTTACCTGTTCGACTCAAAATCCCTGTTATaggagaaattattttcatgacAAGAGGATTGAAATACAATATGGAGCTATTGTTGTTTT GGGGACCATGGTCTCCGTTTGAAAACAATTGGCACCTCAAGGAAGACTATAAAAAGTTAAACAAAAGACAAGAACTTGCAAGAGCACTATCTAAACATATTTTATGGGTTGGAATAGTGAATTTTCTACTTTGCCCGTTAATTTTACTCTGGCAGATACTCTATTCGTTTTTTAACTACGGCGAG ATCATCAAGCGAGAGCCAGGAACTTTAGGTACAAGAATGTGGTCTTTATACGGCCGGTTATACCTCCGTCATTTCAACGAACTTGATCACGAATTGAATGCCCGTCTAAATCGCGCATACCGTCCAGCTTCGAAATACATGAGCATATTTACATCCCCCATTATGACTGTTATCGCGAAAAACGTTGCTTTCGTAGCTGGAAGTATATTagcagttttattaatattaaccgTATACGACGAGGACGTACTTACGGTGGAACACGTGTTGACTACCATGACCATATTGGGTGCTATGGTCGCAGGAGCAAGAGCGTTTATACCGGATGAGAATTTAGTTTGGTGTCCAGAGACTCTTTTAACCGCTGTCTTAGCGCATACACATTATAGACCGGATAGTTGGCGAGGTCATGCTCATACTCAAACCACGAGAGCAGAAGTAGCACAACTATTTCAATATCGTGCAGTTCATCTCTTAGAAGAATTAATTTCCCCTCTGCTTACACCATTTATTCTGTGCTTTCGGATGAGACAAAGAGCTTTAGATATTGTAGACTTCTATCGTAACTTCACGATCGAAGTTACAGGCGTCGGAGACGTTTGCAGTTTTGCACAAATGGACGTGCGTAAACATGGCAATCCAACGTGGCAAACGGTGACTAGAAGTCCTGTCATAGATCAGACTGGTAGATACGATGCTAACCAGTACGTCATGGATCCGGAGAAACTTCAAATTCCTGTATCAGATCAATATACGCAAGCAGAAGACGGGAAAACCGAATTGTCCCTTATTCATTTTACCTTAACGAACCCCGAGTGGAAACCACCGAGTCACGCTGAGAATTTCGTCGCAGCTTTACGAGAAAGAGTGAAGAAAGAAGTGCAAGGTGGTATACACGGTGAAATTAATCCCCTTTTGACAAGCTTGAACAGTTTATCTAGTTTGGAACCGGGT TACAATGATATAGTATCGAACATAATTCGGAGCACAATGGTAAATCAGCCCGGTGGGCTAAGCACGAGTAATATGTTCGTGAACCAACCTGGTACCTCAACGGTTTCTGCCGCTGGAGATGAATTGTTGAATGTGAAATCGGACATTTTACCGCATGCCGTTCAACGTGGTTTAAGCAAAGCCGAAGGACCTGTACACAATGAAAAAGGATTTCTGTATGGTTTGCAACAAGGTATCTCGAATCAGTCTCTAGGGGCCTCTGTTTTTGTATCGAGCCACGAGTTATCTACCGATCTATCTGTACCGGTGGAGTTAATCGCTGCCGATATGTCTCTGTCTACATTGTACCTGCATGAACTTCATCACAGACAA GTTCGGAGGAGGGGCTATCAAGAAATGGCTGCTAGAAGCGTATGGCAACGAAGCCCTGTTCAAGAGCTTGCTACGCTTCCTGAAGTTAGACAAGAGAGAGCACCCTTGCTCTTACATCAAGATTCTTCTATAAGAAACAATagagaatttaaatataacatgaacACTCATTTAGATAGCATCTGA